CTTCCAACAGAAGCAGCTTGGTTTCCTGGCTCAGAAGCTGTAGCCAGGCTGCCCGGCTCTGGGGTGAGGCTCTGTCCTGCCACGCAGCCCAAAGCTGGAAGACTGCCCTGCATGATGAACTGAACCGTGGGCTGGCTCACTGGGGCATAGGGGGGCAGGCTGGAGGGCAGAGTCGGCGCCAGAGGGATGTTCTGACAGTACACCTGTGAAACAGACACCACTCTGTCAACGCTTGTGCTGACAAGACACAACATCAGAGCAGGATGTTCAGAGCACCTTCATCCACCACGAGCTACCACCAGCTCCAACCCCCTTTTAACTGGTGAACAGCACAGACTGATGGCTCAGACCAAGGCTACCAAGCCAACATTTACAGCCTGATCACAGTCAGGAAGAAGCTCACAGCTTCTCAGGCAGCACCATCTTTCTGCAAGCTAGTGATgaaagcagaagctgcaggTACAGAGCAGAATTAAAAGATAATATGTTTCTTCAATTTTAAGGAGCACCTTAGAGATTAAATGATCGGAGGATTGCTGAGGTGTATAGGCTACATGAAATGTACCACACGCAGAGGAAGGCAAACTGCCATGAAAGGAGGGTGTTGCACAACAAGGGCACAGATGAGATGGGATGCCTTCCATGACACTTGGGAGCTGGAATAGGAACCAACCTGAGAGGAATCTAGATCAGGAAACATAGGCTCGGGAATCATATAATTGGTTGGAGGAGGCTCATTTAACTGCACCTGATTTAACATTTGGTTCAAGTCCTCTGCTTTCCAGGCCCCTTCTTTTGCTCGCTGCAGTTTGTAAAATGGCATCCCTAGGTATcccaagagaaggaaaagaaaacatcttaAGAACAAAATAATCGGTCAAAGATTCAAACCCAATTctattttaagaattaaaataaaaagcatcaaACAAAAGAACTAGctataaaaggatttttttagtATTCATGTTTTAAAGCTTCTGATAATAGAGAACTTCTCATCCCCTTGAGCAATTGCTTTCTACTGGGTTTATCTGTTGAGAGTAACCAACAACACAGGCAACTCTGTCAACACAAGCAGCACAGGTTCCCAAGCCAAACTGTTTCTGGCAGCTTTGGTTTAGCAGCATTCACAGAAGTGAGCTACAGAGACTTGTCATGCTCCTTGATTTTGAGAAACATTTATAAATTCCAAAGGCAAAGCAAGCATTCTAGTTAAGTGCAGAAAGGGTGGGAcatgggctgccagcacagagatGGGGTTGCTGCACACGCTTCACAAGCAAATAAGCTGCCactggctgagctgtgctgacaGCACGTCCTCTCCAATTCATTAACACAACTCACCTTGTGATTTCAACCAGTGCAAAATGCCAGCTCTCAGGATTGCAAACCACAGCATCATCCCAGCTCAGATGACAGAGCTCTTACACTACAACCACGTTTGGCCAGGTACCAAAACCCTAAGCCTTACACAGCTTGTTTCaactgctgtttattttccaaaagaGACTTACTTGGAGCTTTTCCAGCAGACAATGTACCACTTTCCTTCTCTTGAAGATTCCAGGTAACTCTTTTTACTAGTGCTTTTGATTTCAAGGCAGGACCCTGAGGTAACACTTCCAGTTCAGGCTTACTGAAATTACTTGTATTTTCATTTGAGACAAGGCACTCGTCCTTAACCTCCCTCACACAATCTGCGACTTTGCTTTTGGATGAGCTTTGAATCGGTGCAGCCTCAGCTGGAACGTGCATGATAACTTCCTTCTTTGGGGGTTGTTCCATCAGAGATGGACATAATgcagtattttctattttaactgTAATCTCTAGGTTTGTATTGCTACAGTTACCGAGCACTGCTGCATCAGTACAATTCATTAGGTCTGTTTCAGCAAAAGAATCCACATCACCAATTGGGACACAAATGTTCGTGATCTCTGGCGCAGGGAATGCAGTTTCACTGCTCACTTCCTGACAGATGGGCTCTACCTTTACAGTTTCTTGGACCTCTCTCAGGTGAACTGGGGTCTCAGTCTGTATTTCCTCGAGTTTGACATTTGGTTGGATGGTTATGGAAAGCCCTTCCACTACTAGCTCCTCTTTCGGCTCTTGTTTCAGAGAATGGGGTTGCTCCAGACACCTGATCACATTTTCAGCTGGAAGCTTTTGATCCTTTTCTGGCGCAGGAGGAAGCAAGGTCTCTTTTGAtctgtgtttcctttctttggAACATGATCGGGATCgcactcttttttcctttgatttgcTACTTTTGTGCTCCCAAGATCGAGATGCAGACCGAGACCGAGATCTCCACTTTCTCCTCTCCCGAGATCTGGATCTTGATCTCTTTCTGTCCCTTGACTTCAAACTACTTTCTTTATCATACCTCTCATAGCTTTTGTCCCTCCTGTGCTTCCGCCTTTTAGTCCTCTCAGCGCTGTTCGACCGGGAGCGGTCCCTCCGCCTTGATCTTGAGCGAGACcgtcttttctttttcctattttcataaaaatcagAAGTACTTCCAGGACTACCCGAATGTGACCTAGATTTCCTTCTGTCCCTAGACCAAGAAGTTTTTGCCATTttatcctttgttttcttttttttagatCGTTCGTGACTGCTAGAACGGTCAGTAGAAGACCTCCTGCTCTTGGATTTTAACGTGTGTGTTTTGCTGTGCTCTTCCCCACCTGACCAAGAGGTAGATCTGGAGCTTCGGTCCCTTGAGTGTGCTCTATCTCTTGACTCTGAACGTGATCTCTTATGCTCTTTGacaagtgtttttttccttttcatcttcttcttgCTTCGGGAGCTGGAGTTTGAACAGGATCTAGAATGTGATCGCCTCTCTGCTTGTTCTACCTTTTGGACTTTCTGCTGCTCATCACTCTTTGAGGGACTATCTGGTGCTATTTTCACATTAATACTAGGTCTAATCAATTCCTCAGCATTAAAGAATACATTAGGtccttctctgctttcctcctttAAACACTTTGTATTAGAAATTTCCTTAACAGCAGATGAAGTGCAAGGACTGCTTAGGACATCTTCCTCATCCACATTGTCTCGTTCCTCTGTATCAGAGATCTGTTCTACAATCCTGCTTGCTACTGTCACGTCATCACAAGACTCTGTGTTACTAGATGGCACATCAGAGTCAGTCCCAGatccaaatatattttctacCCTATAAGGGGTGAAACGACGGACAGTTTGAAATGTTTGAACTTTTGGATTTTCAATGGAAATAGTCCTGGTGATATTAGTTAGTGGGATCCCTGAGCCAAGCCTTTCAGGACTGCTGTTTGCTGAACTCGAGTCTGATCCTGTAGGCTCAAAGGGATCATAGATTTCACTTTTAACCTGCTTCTTCTTTACTGAGAAAAGTGGTGCAGGACTCCCCTTCTGCTGCACTTCATCGTCCACAGGGTGGAAGGTATTACAAAATCCTGGGTTAGACAGCCTGCTGGGATGTCCTGTGTTCCCAGGAATATTGATTTTAAAGCTCTCAAAAGAGCCTGGGCCTTTGCCCCTCGAAGTGCCCAGCAGCGATGAACCGCTAGAACCGCTGCGATGGGTGGATAAAGACAATCCGCTTGGATGCATCTGTTGCTGTGGTTCCTTGGAATTTGACTTCTGACTTTCCACCCTGCTACCCTTTCCTGGCTGATTAGTGCTCTCCTTGCCAGTCAGCTGGGTTATACAGGAGCTGGGGATATTACAGCTTTGGCTTCCTGCAGGTTCTGGCTCCACCTGCTTGCtgctggtttcttttttaatctttggTATCCTGGGAAGCTCAAAGATGTCAATTCTCTGGGAAGGTGGTTTTACTGGCTGCCTTACAGTTACAGCTTTTGAGCCAGAATTCAAATTACAGCCCAGGGGCTTTGAAGACGAATCAGTGGGTACAAAGTTTTTAGATTTTCCATTAAATCTGGGTATTTCATCTAACTTTGAGCCATGCCTGCTCAAAGTCGCTGTATTCTGAGTCTGGACAGACCTAGGTGTCATTGAATATTCTGATTTTACAGTTGCCTTTTCTGGTGCAGTCTGTGCAGGGCTTGCTGCAGACTCGCTCCTGCTCAATGACGGTGGAGGTGATGAGAACAAGGGTCTGGAGTGAGTACTCAGTCCCGAGGAAACGGAAGGTCTGGCCGTGGAGCTGCTTGCTGTGGTCCCTGAGAGCACTGTACTTGGGTGGATGTTATGCCCTGAACCATCCTCCACTCTCGAGTCACTGGCTGATTTTCTGTGAAATGGAGCTATGGCACACAAACAGACAATTCAGCTTTTCAGGACATATCCGGACATTTTCTGCCAATGTTAACAAAAGTACTAAGCTAATTATTTTAAGTTCCACTGTGGTTTGCAGACATGCCACACAGTAATAGGGAAGTCCAACAGTTCTTTTGGCCAGATACTCACAGTTTAGTGCCAGACAACCACATCTTTGAGGCAAACACTAACGTTTAGGAAAGAAATGATTCTGTTCTGGATTGACAGAAATGACTGTAACAGAGGACGTTAGAGGTActtattttaagaataaagCTCTAAGTTTCAATTTGAACAGATTCTTTTCTAGTAATGCCATGCCAAGGGAAGACACAGCTGGAGATGATAGCACATATTTAGAACTCTACTTTTGCAAAGAAATTTCTTGCTAAGGTCCTTCATCCTGCTTTTCCAACTAAAGTACAGATCACAGGCATGGCAGCAATGCATGACACATGCCAGAAAAATTGGGTACTAAGCTAACTCTGGCCTATCCAGTCTTACATTTTTTATAACAAAGCAAATAATGAAATCACAGTGCAGTtcttctgaaagaagaaaactatGTATTAAAACTAAAATCCTCCAGTATCATTTCAGGTCTGCATTTAAACACAGACAAGCAACACTATTTCAGAACATCCATCTTATAAAACGGACTACTGTTGGCAGCTACTGAATCTATCCTATATATTCCAAGGCTCAGTAAGAGTATCCCTAAGCTTAAAGCTATGCAGCCTGTAGGATCAGGGCAGATGTGGATGAAACAAAGAGGCAAATAACACTATGAGGTGCCAAGTCCTTACCTTCCTTTTTTGCTGTCAGTGAACCATCTCTGTTGATGACCACATCTGAACTGCTCATCATGAGAAGGCTCTGTCCAGACAGGATACTTCCCAACAGAtcaggcacaggagcagcttctGCTTCTTGATCAGGACTCAAGGCAGGCACACTGCTTCTGCATGTTTCAGAAGGATTACATTTCCTTTACTC
The window above is part of the Vidua macroura isolate BioBank_ID:100142 chromosome 6, ASM2450914v1, whole genome shotgun sequence genome. Proteins encoded here:
- the PHRF1 gene encoding PHD and RING finger domain-containing protein 1 isoform X1; amino-acid sequence: MDDDSQDELINKNAALGKGKRQCPVLLSETESNGGNSWDSEDDTGSEEEDNDTEEEGGGEDKEESEDEETEDCEDDEEEGEEEEESEATMEGMTDSLKSESHLNGVSISSDEDGENCPICLNTFRDQAVGTPENCSHYFCLDCIVEWSKNANSCPVDRILFNYINIWARFGGKILKKIPVENTKTQGTDGEDDPTFCEVCGRSDREDRLLLCDGCDAGYHMECLNPPLSEVPVDEWFCPACAPMGANGAADADHVSEEEVAALMADVVPTTSRLRPHVRTRAIARTRQSERVRATVNRNRITTAQQIQHVPGYLMSSLLDETIEAVVAGLNTAIYQRPLAPRAPTRQKRKTGRRKKVGGKKRTQKKSAAGKKSSGAQLKRRKRLTKKRRGKKMRVRSHGKNEATTRSRIARTLGLSKPVRGASLPSMYKPTEPSLGLMRADIGAASLSVFGDPYELDPYESNEEVPANPDSPVSAKRRVLSQSALRSHRPVARPISVGLPRSSVPALSPDQEAEAAPVPDLLGSILSGQSLLMMSSSDVVINRDGSLTAKKEAPFHRKSASDSRVEDGSGHNIHPSTVLSGTTASSSTARPSVSSGLSTHSRPLFSSPPPSLSRSESAASPAQTAPEKATVKSEYSMTPRSVQTQNTATLSRHGSKLDEIPRFNGKSKNFVPTDSSSKPLGCNLNSGSKAVTVRQPVKPPSQRIDIFELPRIPKIKKETSSKQVEPEPAGSQSCNIPSSCITQLTGKESTNQPGKGSRVESQKSNSKEPQQQMHPSGLSLSTHRSGSSGSSLLGTSRGKGPGSFESFKINIPGNTGHPSRLSNPGFCNTFHPVDDEVQQKGSPAPLFSVKKKQVKSEIYDPFEPTGSDSSSANSSPERLGSGIPLTNITRTISIENPKVQTFQTVRRFTPYRVENIFGSGTDSDVPSSNTESCDDVTVASRIVEQISDTEERDNVDEEDVLSSPCTSSAVKEISNTKCLKEESREGPNVFFNAEELIRPSINVKIAPDSPSKSDEQQKVQKVEQAERRSHSRSCSNSSSRSKKKMKRKKTLVKEHKRSRSESRDRAHSRDRSSRSTSWSGGEEHSKTHTLKSKSRRSSTDRSSSHERSKKKKTKDKMAKTSWSRDRRKSRSHSGSPGSTSDFYENRKKKRRSRSRSRRRDRSRSNSAERTKRRKHRRDKSYERYDKESSLKSRDRKRSRSRSRERRKWRSRSRSASRSWEHKSSKSKEKRVRSRSCSKERKHRSKETLLPPAPEKDQKLPAENVIRCLEQPHSLKQEPKEELVVEGLSITIQPNVKLEEIQTETPVHLREVQETVKVEPICQEVSSETAFPAPEITNICVPIGDVDSFAETDLMNCTDAAVLGNCSNTNLEITVKIENTALCPSLMEQPPKKEVIMHVPAEAAPIQSSSKSKVADCVREVKDECLVSNENTSNFSKPELEVLPQGPALKSKALVKRVTWNLQEKESGTLSAGKAPRMPFYKLQRAKEGAWKAEDLNQMLNQVQLNEPPPTNYMIPEPMFPDLDSSQVYCQNIPLAPTLPSSLPPYAPVSQPTVQFIMQGSLPALGCVAGQSLTPEPGSLATASEPGNQAASVGSAEEKIKAPKPPVDKKKNEEYMKKLHMQERAVEEVKLAIKPFYQKREITKEEYKSILRKAVQKICHSKSGEINPMKVANLVKAYVEKYKHMRKHKKTDGEDTRKVEN
- the PHRF1 gene encoding PHD and RING finger domain-containing protein 1 isoform X2, translated to MDDDSQDELINKNAALGKGKRQCPVLLSETESNGGNSWDSEDDTGSEEEDNDTEEEGGGEDKEESEDEETEDCEDDEEEGEEEEESEATMEGMTDSLKSESHLNGVSISSDEDGENCPICLNTFRDQAVGTPENCSHYFCLDCIVEWSKNANSCPVDRILFNYINIWARFGGKILKKIPVENTKTQGTDGEDDPTFCEVCGRSDREDRLLLCDGCDAGYHMECLNPPLSEVPVDEWFCPACAPMGANGAADHVSEEEVAALMADVVPTTSRLRPHVRTRAIARTRQSERVRATVNRNRITTAQQIQHVPGYLMSSLLDETIEAVVAGLNTAIYQRPLAPRAPTRQKRKTGRRKKVGGKKRTQKKSAAGKKSSGAQLKRRKRLTKKRRGKKMRVRSHGKNEATTRSRIARTLGLSKPVRGASLPSMYKPTEPSLGLMRADIGAASLSVFGDPYELDPYESNEEVPANPDSPVSAKRRVLSQSALRSHRPVARPISVGLPRSSVPALSPDQEAEAAPVPDLLGSILSGQSLLMMSSSDVVINRDGSLTAKKEAPFHRKSASDSRVEDGSGHNIHPSTVLSGTTASSSTARPSVSSGLSTHSRPLFSSPPPSLSRSESAASPAQTAPEKATVKSEYSMTPRSVQTQNTATLSRHGSKLDEIPRFNGKSKNFVPTDSSSKPLGCNLNSGSKAVTVRQPVKPPSQRIDIFELPRIPKIKKETSSKQVEPEPAGSQSCNIPSSCITQLTGKESTNQPGKGSRVESQKSNSKEPQQQMHPSGLSLSTHRSGSSGSSLLGTSRGKGPGSFESFKINIPGNTGHPSRLSNPGFCNTFHPVDDEVQQKGSPAPLFSVKKKQVKSEIYDPFEPTGSDSSSANSSPERLGSGIPLTNITRTISIENPKVQTFQTVRRFTPYRVENIFGSGTDSDVPSSNTESCDDVTVASRIVEQISDTEERDNVDEEDVLSSPCTSSAVKEISNTKCLKEESREGPNVFFNAEELIRPSINVKIAPDSPSKSDEQQKVQKVEQAERRSHSRSCSNSSSRSKKKMKRKKTLVKEHKRSRSESRDRAHSRDRSSRSTSWSGGEEHSKTHTLKSKSRRSSTDRSSSHERSKKKKTKDKMAKTSWSRDRRKSRSHSGSPGSTSDFYENRKKKRRSRSRSRRRDRSRSNSAERTKRRKHRRDKSYERYDKESSLKSRDRKRSRSRSRERRKWRSRSRSASRSWEHKSSKSKEKRVRSRSCSKERKHRSKETLLPPAPEKDQKLPAENVIRCLEQPHSLKQEPKEELVVEGLSITIQPNVKLEEIQTETPVHLREVQETVKVEPICQEVSSETAFPAPEITNICVPIGDVDSFAETDLMNCTDAAVLGNCSNTNLEITVKIENTALCPSLMEQPPKKEVIMHVPAEAAPIQSSSKSKVADCVREVKDECLVSNENTSNFSKPELEVLPQGPALKSKALVKRVTWNLQEKESGTLSAGKAPRMPFYKLQRAKEGAWKAEDLNQMLNQVQLNEPPPTNYMIPEPMFPDLDSSQVYCQNIPLAPTLPSSLPPYAPVSQPTVQFIMQGSLPALGCVAGQSLTPEPGSLATASEPGNQAASVGSAEEKIKAPKPPVDKKKNEEYMKKLHMQERAVEEVKLAIKPFYQKREITKEEYKSILRKAVQKICHSKSGEINPMKVANLVKAYVEKYKHMRKHKKTDGEDTRKVEN
- the PHRF1 gene encoding PHD and RING finger domain-containing protein 1 isoform X3 codes for the protein MDDDSQDELINKNAALGKGKRQCPVLLSETESNGGNSWDSEDDTGSEEEDNDTEEEGGGEDKEESEDEETEDCEDDEEEGEEEEESEATMEGMTDSLKSESHLNGVSISSDEDGENCPICLNTFRDQAVGTPENCSHYFCLDCIVEWSKNANSCPVDRILFNYINIWARFGGKILKKIPVENTKTQGTDGEDDPTFCEVCGRSDREDRLLLCDGCDAGYHMECLNPPLSEVPVDEWFCPACAPMGANGAADADHVSEEEVAALMADVVPTTSRLRPHVRTRAIARTRQSERVRATVNRNRITTAQQIQHVPGYLMSSLLDETIEAVVAGLNTAIYQRPLAPRAPTRQKRKTGRRKKVGGKKRTQKKSAAGKKSSGAQLKRRKRLTKKRRGKKMRVRSHGKNEATTRSRIARTLGLSKPVRGASLPSMYKPTEPSLGLMRADIGAASLSVFGDPYELDPYESNEEVPANPDSPVSAKRRVLSQSALRSHRPVARPISVGLPRSSVPALSPDQEAEAAPVPDLLGSILSGQSLLMMSSSDVVINRDGSLTAKKEAPFHRKSASDSRVEDGSGHNIHPSTVLSGTTASSSTARPSVSSGLSTHSRPLFSSPPPSLSRSESAASPAQTAPEKATVKSEYSMTPRSVQTQNTATLSRHGSKLDEIPRFNGKSKNFVPTDSSSKPLGCNLNSGSKAVTVRQPVKPPSQRIDIFELPRIPKIKKETSSKQVEPEPAGSQSCNIPSSCITQLTGKESTNQPGKGSRVESQKSNSKEPQQQMHPSGLSLSTHRSGSSGSSLLGTSRGKGPGSFESFKINIPGNTGHPSRLSNPGFCNTFHPVDDEVQQKGSPAPLFSVKKKQVKSEIYDPFEPTGSDSSSANSSPERLGSGIPLTNITRTISIENPKVQTFQTVRRFTPYRVENIFGSGTDSDVPSSNTESCDDVTVASRIVEQISDTEERDNVDEEDVLSSPCTSSAVKEISNTKCLKEESREGPNVFFNAEELIRPSINVKIAPDSPSKSDEQQKVQKVEQAERRSHSRSCSNSSSRSKKKMKRKKTLVKEHKRSRSESRDRAHSRDRSSRSTSWSGGEEHSKTHTLKSKSRRSSTDRSSSHERSKKKKTKDKMAKTSWSRDRRKSRSHSGSPGSTSDFYENRKKKRRSRSRSRRRDRSRSNSAERTKRRKHRRDKSYERYDKESSLKSRDRKRSRSRSRERRKWRSRSRSASRSWEHKSSKSKEKRVRSRSCSKERKHRSKETLLPPAPEKDQKLPAENVIRCLEQPHSLKQEPKEELVVEGLSITIQPNVKLEEIQTETPVHLREVQETVKVEPICQEVSSETAFPAPEITNICVPIGDVDSFAETDLMNCTDAAVLGNCSNTNLEITVKIENTALCPSLMEQPPKKEVIMHVPAEAAPIQSSSKSKVADCVREVKDECLVSNENTSNFSKPELEVLPQGPALKSKALVKRVTWNLQEKESGTLSAGKAPRMPFYKLQRAKEGAWKAEDLNQMLNQVYCQNIPLAPTLPSSLPPYAPVSQPTVQFIMQGSLPALGCVAGQSLTPEPGSLATASEPGNQAASVGSAEEKIKAPKPPVDKKKNEEYMKKLHMQERAVEEVKLAIKPFYQKREITKEEYKSILRKAVQKICHSKSGEINPMKVANLVKAYVEKYKHMRKHKKTDGEDTRKVEN